In a single window of the Tautonia rosea genome:
- a CDS encoding PHP-associated domain-containing protein produces the protein MFKIDHHLHTTRHSPDSFLEPEELIEQAKCVGLHGVVITEHDRLWDTEELLELSARSDGIMVLSGVEISAREGHFLVYGLTDLDECPPGVRLEDLLKVVEDQGAAIVAAHPFRWDQDFDAIVADHGPIFDGLEMVSNNVLPDMRVQIEALLARHPNMGATGSSDAHDVMTVGCYFTEFPSPIESMSEFVVALKRKVGRPRHRPGAVLLGGPVD, from the coding sequence ATGTTCAAGATCGATCACCATCTTCACACGACTCGTCACTCGCCTGACAGTTTTTTGGAGCCCGAGGAACTGATTGAGCAGGCCAAATGTGTCGGACTTCATGGGGTCGTTATCACCGAACACGATCGACTCTGGGACACCGAGGAACTCTTGGAACTTTCTGCAAGGTCGGATGGAATCATGGTTCTCTCCGGCGTAGAAATCTCAGCCCGAGAAGGTCATTTCCTGGTCTATGGCCTGACAGACCTGGATGAGTGCCCTCCGGGAGTCAGGTTGGAGGATCTTCTAAAGGTCGTCGAGGACCAGGGGGCAGCCATCGTCGCGGCACACCCGTTTCGATGGGACCAAGACTTTGACGCAATCGTTGCCGACCACGGACCGATTTTCGATGGTTTGGAAATGGTCAGCAATAACGTCTTACCGGACATGCGTGTTCAGATTGAAGCGCTCCTCGCTCGTCATCCAAACATGGGCGCAACGGGCTCAAGCGACGCTCATGATGTCATGACTGTCGGTTGTTACTTCACGGAGTTTCCGTCTCCGATAGAGTCAATGTCGGAGTTTGTGGTCGCACTCAAGAGGAAGGTTGGGCGGCCTCGGCATCGACCGGGCGCGGTGCTTCTTGGCGGGCCAGTCGATTGA
- a CDS encoding MBL fold metallo-hydrolase, translating to MALEFTVLASGSKGNASLLQLDGSCFLVDAGLGPSALANRLEIVGAGWDRICGAIITHTHCDHSHDATLRRMARSRIPVFCHPGHWEEAGHRPGFRELFELGLLRFFDDRPLLVAPGLWVESFELKHSGPTFGFRFEGRVGRRGRPSTLGYLTDTGSWDHRTVEALADVDLLGIEFNHDVEMERQSGRSPALIWRNLGDRGHLSNDQAAELLRAILDRSGPGALTQVVMLHLSEHCNRPELAVQVARNALLTRDRRAQLHTASQNCPLGKLWVKPARRASVASIAGFPWEE from the coding sequence ATGGCGCTCGAGTTCACGGTCTTGGCCAGCGGCTCGAAGGGCAACGCCTCGCTCCTGCAGCTCGATGGTTCTTGCTTTCTAGTCGACGCGGGGCTCGGACCCAGTGCCCTGGCCAATCGCCTTGAGATCGTTGGAGCGGGTTGGGACCGGATTTGTGGGGCCATCATTACGCACACTCATTGCGACCACTCCCACGACGCCACGCTTCGACGAATGGCCAGGTCTCGAATCCCGGTCTTCTGTCATCCGGGGCATTGGGAGGAAGCTGGTCATCGTCCTGGTTTCCGCGAGCTGTTCGAGCTTGGCTTGCTCCGGTTCTTTGATGATCGACCTCTCCTTGTCGCGCCTGGGCTCTGGGTCGAATCGTTTGAACTCAAACACAGCGGCCCAACCTTCGGATTTCGCTTCGAAGGTCGGGTCGGACGCCGAGGTCGCCCTTCGACCCTGGGCTATCTGACCGACACAGGCTCCTGGGATCATCGAACGGTCGAAGCACTTGCGGATGTCGATCTCCTCGGCATCGAGTTCAACCATGATGTGGAAATGGAACGGCAGTCAGGGCGATCACCTGCATTAATTTGGCGGAATCTGGGAGATCGAGGCCACCTTTCCAATGACCAGGCCGCCGAGTTACTTCGAGCGATTCTTGACCGATCCGGTCCAGGAGCGCTCACTCAAGTTGTCATGCTCCACCTCAGCGAACATTGCAATCGACCAGAACTTGCGGTCCAGGTGGCTCGAAACGCACTTCTAACGCGTGATCGACGTGCACAACTCCATACGGCAAGTCAGAACTGCCCTCTTGGAAAACTCTGGGTGAAGCCCGCTCGAAGAGCAAGTGTCGCATCGATTGCCGGATTTCCCTGGGAAGAATGA